The Lycium barbarum isolate Lr01 chromosome 12, ASM1917538v2, whole genome shotgun sequence genome includes a region encoding these proteins:
- the LOC132624672 gene encoding LEAF RUST 10 DISEASE-RESISTANCE LOCUS RECEPTOR-LIKE PROTEIN KINASE-like 2.1: MHRELHPYFLLLTTTIFILFYIPGSFCQNDEQFRMCGEPFVCGDMKINYPFWGGRRPEYCGGHPSFEIKCESDIPNIVIESTTYKVLGINNRSRILTLARHDLLSSNLCLDNLENASLNFNLFSYVSGDQNITLYYGCTLRSGSQIVPTFPNALKCNSNVFVIYTMIGVPFDLSTVRCENEIIVTVNQTSTVALASGPASEEALKTAFSGGFSVNWTASIDSPCQQCDRSGGRCGSNPDSADFACHCATGTHPTDCNDGQLQAGGNLFSTIPS; encoded by the coding sequence ATGCATCGAGAACTCCATCCATACTTTTTGCTCTTAACTACCACAATATTTATCTTGTTTTACATACCGGGGTCTTTCTGTCAAAATGACGAGCAATTCAGAATGTGTGGTGAGCCATTTGTTTGTGGCGACATGAAGATAAATTACCCTTTCTGGGGAGGGAGAAGACCAGAGTACTGTGGTGGTCATCCAAGTTTTGAGATCAAGTGCGAAAGTGACATCCCCAATATTGTTATTGAATCAACAACATATAAAGTGTTAGGGATCAACAATCGTAGTAGAATACTTACTCTGGCTAGACATGATTTACTGAGTAGTAATCTTTGTTTGGACAACCTTGAGAACGCCTCCCTGAATTTTAATCTTTTCAGCTATGTCTCCGGTGACCAAAATATCACTCTGTATTATGGCTGCACCCTCCGCTCTGGTTCGCAAATAGTACCAACTTTTCCAAATGCGCTCAAATGCAATAGCAACGTATTTGTTATATACACAATGATCGGCGTTCCCTTCGACTTATCTACAGTGAGATGTGAGAACGAAATAATAGTTACGGTCAATCAAACGAGCACTGTGGCATTAGCTAGTGGTCCAGCTTCGGAGGAAGCTCTGAAAACAGCTTTTTCTGGCGGTTTTTCAGTTAATTGGACGGCAAGTATTGACTCGCCGTGCCAACAGTGCGACAGGTCAGGTGGAAGATGTGGATCCAACCCGGATTCCGCAGACTTTGCTTGCCATTGTGCAACTGGTACT